A region of Hydrogenimonas cancrithermarum DNA encodes the following proteins:
- a CDS encoding MoaD/ThiS family protein: protein MVKVEFLGPIGKAPIEIDAKTLADVAEVLKRDPEIAKWLEQSAVAVNDTMVNTLDIELKEGDRISLLPPVCGG, encoded by the coding sequence ATGGTCAAAGTGGAATTTTTGGGGCCAATCGGCAAAGCCCCGATCGAAATAGACGCCAAAACACTCGCCGATGTGGCCGAAGTCCTGAAGAGGGACCCCGAGATCGCGAAATGGCTCGAGCAGTCCGCCGTCGCCGTCAACGACACGATGGTCAACACGCTCGATATCGAATTGAAAGAGGGGGATAGAATATCGCTTCTTCCTCCGGTATGCGGCGGGTGA
- a CDS encoding MqnA/MqnD/SBP family protein, translating to MIFGKIEYLNLLPFHLFLKRALRHGIEKKAWQKRGSVPSRINRAFEARRVDAAVISSIKSRGRECTDFGIVADGEVMSVLVLPGKSRRDTDSDTSNALASLLGIEGEVMIGDKALRYRLANPGEGIDLAEAWKERTGLPFVFARLCAHSRHIRRLRRLTQRFFTSPPKIPYRILRREAKARGLNAAELRNYLNKIYYRLGWREKRALKRFLRNERRGRRKR from the coding sequence ATGATTTTTGGAAAAATAGAATATCTCAACCTGCTGCCCTTTCATCTCTTTTTGAAACGCGCTTTACGCCACGGTATAGAGAAGAAAGCGTGGCAGAAACGCGGTTCGGTCCCCTCCCGGATCAACCGTGCATTCGAAGCAAGACGGGTCGATGCGGCCGTCATCTCCAGCATCAAAAGCAGAGGAAGAGAATGCACCGATTTCGGTATCGTCGCTGACGGCGAGGTGATGAGCGTTCTCGTTCTGCCGGGAAAAAGCCGCCGAGACACGGATTCGGACACATCCAACGCGCTGGCGAGCCTTCTGGGGATCGAGGGAGAGGTGATGATAGGGGACAAGGCACTGCGATATCGGCTCGCCAATCCGGGCGAAGGTATCGACCTCGCCGAAGCATGGAAAGAGCGGACTGGCCTCCCTTTTGTTTTCGCGAGGTTGTGCGCCCATTCCAGACATATCCGGCGTCTCAGACGGCTGACGCAACGCTTTTTCACCTCTCCTCCAAAAATTCCCTACCGAATCCTGAGGAGAGAGGCGAAGGCCCGCGGATTGAACGCTGCGGAACTTCGGAATTATCTGAATAAAATCTACTACCGGCTTGGCTGGCGGGAAAAAAGGGCGCTCAAACGCTTTTTACGAAACGAACGAAGAGGCAGAAGAAAAAGATGA
- a CDS encoding cytochrome-c peroxidase: protein MKYTLLFILLIGGALHLSADEPIQPIPKTIPYDHKKAELGRLLFMDPMLSSDGTVSCHSCHDFDHGGADPRPVSIGVHGKPGNVNAPTVFNSYFNFRQFWNGRAKDLKDQANGPLHNPVEMDMIPKEIETYISKNGYYNRLFREVFHSEPSYPKALEAIAEFEKALITPNCRFDRYMRGEIELSAMEKKGYRLFKTLGCITCHNGINVGGNSYQKFGLIFPYVWRAENPDRYAITHDPKDKNVYKVPTLRNIALTAPYFHDGSAKSLEESLRKMGHHNLGFELEEEEITALKAFLNALTGEKPAILREGGRKR, encoded by the coding sequence ATGAAATATACGCTTCTTTTTATACTTTTGATAGGAGGTGCGCTTCATCTATCGGCGGACGAACCGATTCAACCCATCCCTAAAACCATTCCCTACGATCACAAAAAAGCGGAACTCGGCAGGCTGCTTTTCATGGATCCGATGCTCTCTTCCGACGGTACGGTTAGCTGCCACAGCTGCCACGATTTCGACCATGGCGGAGCGGACCCGAGACCCGTTTCGATCGGCGTACACGGGAAGCCCGGCAATGTCAACGCCCCGACGGTCTTCAACAGCTACTTCAACTTCCGCCAGTTCTGGAACGGCCGCGCCAAAGACCTGAAAGACCAGGCCAACGGACCGCTCCACAATCCCGTCGAGATGGATATGATTCCCAAAGAGATCGAAACCTACATATCGAAAAACGGATACTACAACAGACTCTTCCGCGAAGTTTTTCACTCCGAACCCTCCTACCCGAAAGCGCTCGAAGCGATCGCGGAGTTCGAAAAGGCGCTCATCACGCCCAATTGCCGTTTTGACCGATACATGAGAGGAGAAATTGAACTCTCCGCTATGGAGAAAAAAGGGTACAGGCTCTTCAAAACCCTCGGATGCATCACCTGCCACAACGGAATCAACGTCGGAGGCAACAGCTACCAGAAATTCGGTCTCATCTTCCCTTACGTCTGGAGAGCGGAAAATCCCGACAGATATGCCATCACCCACGATCCGAAAGACAAGAATGTCTACAAAGTCCCGACGCTCAGAAACATCGCGCTCACAGCCCCCTACTTTCACGACGGGAGCGCGAAGAGTCTCGAAGAGTCTCTTCGTAAAATGGGCCACCACAATCTCGGTTTCGAACTGGAAGAGGAGGAGATCACGGCTCTGAAAGCTTTCTTGAACGCTCTCACCGGCGAAAAACCCGCCATTTTGCGAGAGGGCGGGCGAAAGCGATGA
- a CDS encoding putative bifunctional diguanylate cyclase/phosphodiesterase produces the protein MNRLFAKVGIALTAALLGIGIILYQQNSLKESFGRIESTNQTFQKLHTDIVTLQHTVLQANYFLYFNTDRILQESKTITNELQSLEKKIRDNADYYPYTLHHLRKTQALFAKRVETIHDFLTLNASLKNSFVYLPTLARKAYTLFDITKPLDREIILLLSKINTSLFLAKNALDESFVEELHTYEKELAGYLRRIGEKRKARLLEASYRHLNVFVSYFPRFHKELNEILDKSMVHSLEKTFRLFSKESKKELDHINTIGNVFLLIYLGTILVVIYFIIHSEKENIRLKKMRDWLEKSLVTDPLTGLLNREAYHHRKNLLSKPALILLNIDRFKHINEFYGAAIGDAVLQECTKRLKTLLQTSQKASLYRLGGDDFGVLFEYENQDEIEALIGEIFDSCDNTSFEINGLVIDISMSAGASTAKERLLETADMALKAAKSSRRSRYLIFNPSMDVSETIARNIHAIQQLKTAIANDEIFPYFQPIVDLESGKTVKYEALARMRTASKEVLTPYHFLEAAKQAKLSGTITATILRQTLETARQSGAHFSVNISSGDIASSYDKKIICGLLHEYEEIADRITFEILESEEIEDYELVADFLNRVRHHGCKIAIDDFGSGYSNFEKLLQLDIDFLKIDGSLIKNIDHDTHAELIVRTIVEFAKGAGIETVAEFVHSEAVLRKVKSLGIGFGQGFFLGKPLPFSDCPECQIKDS, from the coding sequence ATGAACCGGCTCTTCGCGAAAGTTGGCATCGCCCTGACGGCCGCGCTGCTCGGCATCGGCATCATCCTCTATCAGCAAAATTCTCTCAAAGAGAGTTTCGGTCGGATCGAATCGACCAACCAGACCTTCCAGAAACTCCATACCGACATCGTGACGCTCCAGCATACGGTTCTTCAGGCCAACTATTTTCTCTATTTCAACACCGACAGGATTCTTCAGGAGAGCAAAACCATCACAAACGAACTCCAATCGCTCGAAAAAAAGATCCGTGACAACGCCGACTACTATCCCTATACCCTTCACCATTTGCGAAAGACCCAAGCGCTTTTCGCAAAGCGGGTCGAAACGATCCACGATTTTCTGACCCTGAACGCCTCCTTGAAAAACAGTTTCGTCTATCTGCCGACACTGGCACGCAAAGCCTATACGCTCTTCGATATCACGAAACCGCTGGACCGGGAAATCATCCTGCTCCTTTCGAAAATCAACACCAGCCTTTTTCTCGCGAAAAACGCGCTCGACGAATCGTTCGTCGAAGAGCTGCACACGTACGAAAAGGAGCTGGCCGGCTATCTGAGACGTATCGGCGAGAAACGGAAAGCGCGTCTGCTGGAAGCCTCATACAGGCATCTCAATGTCTTCGTCTCCTATTTTCCGAGGTTTCATAAAGAGTTGAACGAAATTCTCGACAAATCGATGGTGCACAGCCTCGAGAAGACCTTCCGTCTCTTTTCGAAAGAGAGCAAAAAGGAGCTGGACCACATCAATACGATTGGAAACGTTTTCCTGCTCATCTATCTCGGCACCATTCTGGTCGTGATCTATTTCATTATCCATTCCGAAAAAGAGAATATCCGGTTGAAGAAGATGCGCGATTGGCTGGAAAAGTCGCTCGTGACCGATCCGCTTACGGGCCTTTTGAACAGAGAGGCGTACCATCACCGTAAGAACCTTCTATCGAAACCCGCACTGATTTTGCTCAATATCGACCGCTTCAAACATATCAACGAGTTTTACGGCGCCGCCATCGGCGATGCCGTCTTGCAAGAGTGCACCAAACGACTCAAAACCCTCCTTCAGACATCACAGAAAGCGTCTCTCTACCGTCTGGGAGGAGACGATTTCGGCGTTTTGTTCGAGTATGAAAACCAGGATGAGATCGAAGCGCTGATCGGAGAGATATTCGACAGCTGCGACAACACCTCCTTCGAGATAAACGGACTCGTTATCGATATCTCCATGTCCGCAGGCGCCAGCACGGCAAAAGAGCGCCTCCTGGAAACGGCGGACATGGCCCTCAAGGCGGCCAAATCATCCAGGCGTAGCCGCTATCTGATCTTCAATCCCTCCATGGACGTCTCCGAAACGATCGCCCGCAACATCCATGCCATTCAACAGCTCAAAACCGCCATCGCGAATGATGAAATTTTCCCCTATTTCCAGCCGATCGTCGATCTCGAAAGCGGAAAAACGGTCAAATACGAAGCCCTTGCACGCATGCGAACCGCGAGCAAAGAGGTTCTCACACCCTACCACTTTCTCGAAGCGGCGAAACAGGCGAAACTGAGCGGGACCATCACCGCAACCATTCTGCGCCAGACACTCGAAACGGCGCGCCAAAGCGGCGCGCACTTCAGCGTCAATATCTCGTCGGGAGATATCGCGAGCAGCTACGATAAAAAGATCATCTGTGGTCTTTTGCATGAATACGAAGAGATTGCGGACCGGATCACTTTTGAGATACTCGAAAGCGAAGAGATCGAGGATTACGAACTGGTGGCCGATTTTCTCAACCGGGTCAGACATCACGGCTGCAAGATCGCCATCGACGATTTCGGAAGCGGCTACTCCAATTTCGAAAAACTGCTGCAGCTCGATATCGATTTTCTGAAAATCGACGGTTCACTCATCAAAAATATCGACCACGACACCCACGCCGAACTCATCGTCCGAACCATCGTCGAATTCGCCAAAGGCGCGGGCATCGAAACGGTCGCGGAGTTCGTCCACTCCGAAGCGGTATTGAGAAAGGTGAAAAGCCTGGGCATCGGGTTTGGACAGGGCTTTTTTCTCGGCAAGCCACTCCCTTTTTCGGATTGTCCGGAGTGCCAAATAAAAGATTCATGA
- a CDS encoding NAD-glutamate dehydrogenase domain-containing protein, translating to MDLDQRYANTCLQILRSDDLTLPETIEKELSTHPFAAEFIEDENGALYLKIYSTHHFMLTQIVPLLKNIGLAVHSEITYEIPFGEKKISVSRYRIGNERVDDIKRTKKNILELLETMLCHPKLPNTPLLQLTLLENFSPRELELLNALIDFENQLVLSFNRVTITDVLIKHHQITKSLLTYFYLKFNPALKRRKEQMNESEKRIEKMLHPITHITEDMVIRMLFEMIRQMVRTNFFLEKETIAFKTHTDRIQGKLEGIQPHIEAFVHHYRLSGVHLRMGKVSRGGIRWSDRFEDFRVEIHSLMLTQEGKNAVIIPRGAKGGFIIRLPREEIDRNTFKHFYELYIDALLDLVDNQEEGRTIVNPKIVRYDGDDTYLVVAADKGTAHMSDTANAIALKRAFWLGDAFASGGSNGYNHKELGITAKGAMRSVERFFIERGINFYETPITVVGIGSMNGDVFGNGMLLSRHFRLLAAISHNEIFIDPDPDPEISYQERKRLFAASPKGGWRYYDPEKISEGGGVFGRDEKEILLSNAMQKLFRTTRQSMSGEEIVQAVLRLKADMLFNGGVGTYVKASWESNLDVGDKANENVRIDASDLKVHAVCEGGNLGFTLPARIEYAKAGGFINLDAIDNSAGVNTSDYEVNLKITLGALVRKGQLDDKSRLEALQHQAEMVTNRVLWTNYHQSLAISLDYRRSQRDMVPFLQAIALLERELPVFSRKQFHIPKDEKIEQVLDSNQGLVRPLLGTLLSYAKIFLKRQLLESDLLEESFAQEYLLKYFPKTFTTIYEDEILGHPLRREIAATVMANRVVNNAGVTFVSDFDELGNERFVSKVKSYLICNQLFGSNDIRFEIFRHDYAMEAQKQYELLFEIETTLEFSVNWMIRHLSPEQIHAPTLLRYKSELATLMEMTPDENIVPIVNEKSPINRFFHHLPYMKFTVAAIILHEKNHRRFDETAKLMYAIIKELHINEIMEALENYRPKNKEEHTIKKQLEEFIEFAVTSLSEKVIHYQRKNETMEEALKSYLHDCEERYTFLQESFGKFMEQPVIERLEDIAILVNSLIQMTVENPI from the coding sequence ATGGATTTGGATCAACGATACGCCAATACCTGCCTACAGATACTAAGAAGTGACGACCTCACGCTTCCGGAGACGATCGAAAAAGAGCTTTCAACCCACCCCTTCGCAGCGGAGTTTATCGAAGACGAGAATGGTGCGCTCTATCTGAAGATCTACAGCACACACCATTTTATGTTGACGCAGATCGTACCACTTCTGAAAAATATCGGTCTGGCCGTCCACAGTGAAATCACCTACGAAATCCCTTTCGGAGAAAAAAAGATATCGGTCAGCCGCTATCGGATCGGAAACGAGCGTGTCGACGATATCAAGCGGACGAAAAAGAATATTCTCGAGCTTCTGGAAACGATGCTCTGCCACCCGAAACTCCCCAACACACCGCTTTTGCAGCTCACTCTGCTCGAAAATTTTTCCCCCCGGGAACTCGAGTTGCTCAACGCACTGATCGATTTCGAAAACCAGTTGGTCCTCTCCTTCAACCGCGTGACGATCACCGATGTTCTCATCAAACATCACCAAATCACCAAATCGCTTCTGACCTACTTCTATTTGAAATTCAACCCTGCCCTCAAACGCAGAAAAGAGCAGATGAACGAGAGCGAAAAGAGGATCGAAAAGATGCTCCATCCCATTACCCACATCACGGAAGATATGGTCATCCGTATGCTCTTCGAGATGATCCGACAGATGGTAAGAACCAACTTTTTTCTCGAAAAGGAGACGATCGCATTCAAAACACACACGGATCGAATCCAAGGCAAACTGGAGGGGATCCAGCCCCACATCGAAGCTTTCGTCCACCACTATCGTCTCAGCGGGGTCCATCTACGCATGGGAAAAGTGAGCAGGGGGGGAATCCGCTGGAGCGATCGATTCGAAGATTTCCGCGTCGAAATCCACTCTTTGATGCTTACGCAGGAGGGGAAAAATGCCGTCATCATTCCCCGTGGTGCAAAAGGAGGGTTTATCATACGTCTTCCGAGAGAAGAGATCGACCGCAATACTTTTAAACATTTCTACGAACTCTATATCGATGCCCTACTCGACCTTGTCGACAATCAGGAGGAGGGAAGAACGATCGTCAATCCGAAAATCGTCCGATACGATGGAGACGACACCTATCTTGTCGTCGCGGCCGACAAAGGAACCGCCCATATGAGCGATACCGCCAACGCGATCGCGCTAAAAAGAGCGTTCTGGCTGGGCGATGCGTTTGCGAGCGGAGGAAGCAACGGATACAACCACAAAGAACTCGGCATTACCGCCAAAGGAGCGATGCGTTCCGTGGAGCGCTTTTTTATCGAACGGGGCATCAACTTCTACGAAACACCGATAACCGTCGTCGGCATCGGGTCGATGAATGGGGATGTCTTCGGCAACGGTATGCTGCTGAGCCGCCATTTCAGGTTGCTGGCGGCCATAAGCCATAACGAAATCTTCATCGATCCAGACCCCGACCCGGAGATCTCCTACCAGGAGAGAAAACGCCTCTTCGCCGCGAGCCCCAAAGGGGGATGGCGATACTACGATCCTGAAAAGATCAGCGAAGGTGGCGGTGTCTTCGGACGCGACGAAAAGGAGATCCTGCTTTCGAACGCGATGCAGAAACTCTTCCGGACGACACGCCAGAGTATGAGCGGTGAAGAGATCGTGCAGGCCGTCTTGCGCTTGAAAGCGGATATGCTCTTCAACGGTGGCGTCGGAACTTACGTCAAAGCGAGTTGGGAGAGCAATCTCGACGTCGGCGACAAAGCGAACGAAAATGTCCGCATCGACGCGTCCGACCTGAAGGTTCATGCCGTTTGCGAAGGGGGAAATCTCGGATTCACGCTTCCTGCACGGATCGAATATGCGAAAGCGGGCGGCTTCATCAATCTCGACGCCATCGACAACTCCGCCGGCGTCAATACCAGCGATTACGAGGTCAATCTGAAAATCACGCTCGGTGCACTTGTAAGAAAGGGACAGCTGGACGACAAGAGCCGCCTCGAAGCGCTACAGCACCAGGCGGAAATGGTCACCAACAGGGTACTCTGGACCAACTACCACCAGTCGCTCGCCATTTCACTCGACTATCGCCGAAGCCAGCGCGATATGGTGCCGTTTCTACAGGCGATCGCCCTGCTCGAACGCGAACTTCCCGTCTTCAGCCGAAAACAGTTCCACATCCCCAAAGACGAAAAAATCGAGCAAGTACTCGATTCAAACCAGGGGCTCGTTCGTCCCCTACTCGGCACACTTCTCTCCTACGCCAAAATATTTCTGAAACGCCAGCTTCTCGAAAGCGACCTACTCGAAGAGTCGTTCGCCCAGGAGTACCTGCTCAAATATTTCCCAAAAACCTTTACCACCATCTACGAAGACGAAATACTCGGCCATCCCCTAAGGCGCGAAATCGCCGCTACCGTTATGGCCAACAGGGTCGTCAACAATGCAGGGGTCACCTTCGTCAGCGATTTCGACGAACTCGGCAACGAACGTTTCGTATCGAAAGTCAAAAGTTATCTGATATGCAACCAACTCTTCGGCTCCAACGATATCCGGTTCGAAATCTTCCGTCACGATTATGCGATGGAGGCCCAAAAGCAGTATGAACTGCTCTTCGAAATCGAGACGACGCTGGAGTTCAGCGTCAACTGGATGATACGCCATCTCTCACCCGAGCAGATCCATGCGCCGACACTTCTTCGGTACAAGAGCGAACTGGCGACCCTGATGGAGATGACACCGGATGAAAACATCGTTCCGATCGTCAACGAAAAGAGCCCGATCAACCGCTTTTTTCACCATCTTCCCTACATGAAATTCACTGTTGCCGCGATCATTCTGCATGAAAAGAACCACCGCCGCTTCGACGAAACGGCGAAGCTGATGTACGCCATCATCAAAGAGCTTCATATCAACGAAATCATGGAAGCACTGGAAAATTACCGTCCGAAAAACAAAGAGGAGCATACGATCAAAAAGCAGCTCGAAGAGTTCATCGAGTTCGCCGTCACCTCTCTGAGCGAAAAAGTGATCCACTACCAGAGAAAGAACGAAACGATGGAAGAGGCACTCAAAAGCTACCTTCACGATTGCGAAGAACGGTACACTTTCCTTCAGGAGAGTTTTGGAAAATTCATGGAACAGCCCGTCATCGAAAGGCTCGAGGATATCGCGATCCTCGTCAACAGCCTGATCCAGATGACCGTGGAGAATCCCATTTAA
- a CDS encoding malic enzyme-like NAD(P)-binding protein, whose amino-acid sequence MPHSITKDEVLKYHEGGKIGIAITKPCDSARDLSMAYTPGVAEPCLAIEKDPALAYRYTNKANLVAVITNGTAVLGLGDIGPWASKPVMEGKSVLFKKFANVDAFDIEIDEKDPQKLIAICKALEPTFGGINLEDIKAPECFEIEEKLKKITNIPVMHDDQHGTAIITSAGLMNALELTGKDISKMKIVVIGAGAAGIACAKMYRQLGAEEIVMLDSKGVIHSGRDDLNPYKAEFALDTTDRTLEDAMRGADMVLGLSRAGLVTKEMVASMAPDPIIFALANPVPEILPEVVAEVRDDAMMGTGRSDYPNQVNNVLGFPFIFRGALDVRATAITEGMKMAAAKALADLAKEPVPQYVKDAYGGEELAFGPDYLIPKPFDKRVLLWESAAVARAAVEEGVAQVESFDYCKYRTKLAADIGLILADPCE is encoded by the coding sequence GTGCCTCATAGCATCACAAAAGACGAAGTCCTAAAATACCATGAAGGCGGCAAGATCGGTATCGCGATCACCAAGCCTTGCGACAGCGCCCGAGACCTTTCGATGGCCTACACTCCGGGCGTGGCGGAGCCGTGCCTGGCGATCGAGAAGGACCCGGCATTGGCATACCGCTACACCAACAAAGCCAATCTCGTCGCCGTCATCACGAACGGAACGGCGGTGCTGGGACTCGGCGATATCGGACCCTGGGCGAGCAAGCCCGTGATGGAGGGAAAGTCGGTCCTTTTCAAGAAGTTCGCCAATGTCGACGCTTTCGACATCGAGATCGACGAAAAAGATCCGCAGAAGCTGATCGCGATCTGCAAAGCGCTCGAACCGACGTTCGGCGGGATCAATCTCGAAGATATCAAAGCCCCGGAGTGTTTCGAAATCGAGGAGAAGCTGAAGAAAATTACCAACATTCCGGTGATGCACGACGATCAGCACGGTACGGCGATCATCACGAGCGCGGGGCTCATGAACGCACTGGAGTTGACGGGAAAGGATATTTCGAAGATGAAGATCGTCGTCATCGGTGCAGGCGCCGCGGGTATTGCATGTGCGAAGATGTACCGCCAGCTCGGTGCCGAAGAGATCGTGATGCTCGACTCCAAAGGGGTCATCCACAGCGGACGTGACGACCTGAACCCCTACAAAGCCGAGTTCGCACTCGATACCACCGACAGAACCCTCGAAGATGCGATGCGCGGTGCCGACATGGTGCTGGGCCTTTCTCGGGCGGGGCTCGTGACCAAAGAGATGGTCGCTTCGATGGCACCCGATCCCATCATCTTCGCCCTGGCGAATCCCGTACCGGAGATTTTGCCCGAAGTGGTCGCCGAAGTGCGTGACGATGCGATGATGGGTACGGGCCGCAGCGACTACCCGAATCAGGTCAACAACGTTTTGGGATTTCCTTTCATTTTCCGAGGCGCGCTCGATGTCCGTGCGACGGCGATCACGGAGGGGATGAAGATGGCGGCGGCCAAAGCGCTTGCGGATCTGGCGAAAGAGCCGGTTCCCCAATATGTCAAAGATGCCTACGGTGGGGAGGAGCTCGCTTTCGGCCCCGACTATCTGATCCCCAAACCGTTCGACAAGCGGGTATTGCTTTGGGAATCCGCGGCCGTGGCGAGAGCGGCGGTGGAAGAGGGTGTGGCGCAGGTGGAGAGTTTCGACTACTGCAAATACCGCACCAAGCTCGCCGCCGATATCGGACTCATACTCGCCGATCCCTGCGAATAG
- the gltX gene encoding glutamate--tRNA ligase, producing MVVTRFAPSPTGFLHIGGLRTALFNYLWARRNGGEFKLRIEDTDQSRNSAEATKAILEAFDWVGLYYDGEPVYQSDRFDLYKSYILKLLDEGKAYYCYMSKEELDKLREEQMAKKERPRYDGRYRDFTGTPPKGVEPVVRIKAPLEGEIVFEDGIKGTITIKADEVDDFIIARSDGTPTYNFVVAIDDALMGMTDVIRGDDHLYNTPKQIIVYEALGFELPRFYHVPMILGEGGKKLSKRDGAADVMDYKRAGYLPEALLNFLVRLGWSHGDQEIFSMEEMLEHFDPTDINASASQYNPDKLLWLNAHYIKNSSNERLAKLLEDFGLYLLSHDKREILLDIFKERCKTLAEMAEQIKEVIETPESYDEKALKKAMKGNAAEILRAFVQKIEDAAGELHLPTDYHALMENFVKEKEIGFGKIGMPLRVALIGRLGGPDLSDVMSIVGKQETVARIEKLLNTIKESSAS from the coding sequence ATGGTAGTGACACGTTTTGCCCCGTCACCAACGGGATTTTTGCATATCGGCGGGCTGAGAACCGCACTTTTCAACTATCTTTGGGCACGGAGGAACGGCGGGGAGTTCAAGCTGCGTATCGAAGATACCGACCAGAGCCGCAACTCGGCCGAAGCGACGAAAGCGATCCTCGAGGCGTTCGACTGGGTCGGCCTCTACTACGACGGCGAACCCGTCTATCAGTCCGACCGGTTCGACCTCTACAAAAGCTACATCCTGAAGCTGCTCGACGAGGGGAAGGCCTACTACTGCTACATGAGCAAAGAGGAGCTCGACAAGCTCCGCGAAGAGCAGATGGCGAAAAAAGAGCGGCCGCGCTACGACGGGCGCTATCGTGATTTCACCGGAACGCCGCCGAAGGGGGTCGAACCGGTCGTGCGCATCAAGGCGCCGCTGGAGGGCGAAATCGTTTTCGAAGACGGGATCAAAGGGACCATCACGATCAAAGCCGATGAAGTCGATGACTTCATCATCGCCCGAAGCGACGGGACTCCGACCTACAACTTCGTTGTCGCGATCGACGACGCGCTGATGGGGATGACCGACGTTATCCGCGGTGACGACCACCTCTACAACACGCCCAAGCAGATCATCGTCTACGAAGCGCTCGGCTTCGAACTGCCGCGTTTCTATCATGTGCCGATGATCCTGGGCGAAGGGGGAAAGAAGCTCTCCAAACGCGACGGCGCGGCCGATGTCATGGACTACAAGCGTGCCGGCTATCTTCCCGAAGCGCTGCTCAACTTCCTCGTACGCCTGGGATGGAGTCACGGCGACCAGGAGATTTTCAGTATGGAGGAGATGCTCGAGCACTTCGATCCGACCGATATCAACGCCTCCGCGTCGCAGTACAACCCGGACAAGCTGCTCTGGCTCAACGCCCACTACATCAAAAACAGCTCCAACGAGCGTCTGGCGAAACTGCTGGAAGATTTCGGCCTCTATCTGCTCAGCCACGACAAGCGCGAGATTCTGCTCGACATTTTCAAAGAGCGATGCAAAACGCTGGCAGAGATGGCGGAGCAGATCAAAGAGGTGATCGAAACACCTGAAAGCTACGATGAAAAAGCGCTCAAGAAGGCGATGAAAGGCAATGCCGCCGAGATTCTCAGAGCGTTTGTGCAGAAAATCGAAGATGCCGCCGGAGAGTTGCATCTTCCGACCGATTACCATGCACTGATGGAGAATTTCGTCAAGGAAAAAGAGATCGGTTTCGGCAAGATCGGCATGCCGCTTCGCGTCGCACTTATCGGTCGCCTCGGCGGCCCCGATCTGAGCGATGTGATGAGTATCGTCGGCAAACAAGAGACCGTTGCGCGCATCGAAAAACTATTGAACACCATAAAGGAATCCAGTGCCTCATAG
- a CDS encoding peptidylprolyl isomerase, with protein MIKPLRLLLSACLISATTIYAGLVDAISIVVDDQPITLYEIYKAQKQLGLSKEKAVEYLIKQRLKDEELKRLGIQVDDFDVNQEIERIAQQNNIDSLKMRTILANQGVDWDAYKKRVKEKLLQERLYRQILSTKIQPPSDTTLEEYYRLHIDEFSIPEAIRAIQYSAPSRQALQKAMKNPMAAVPGVTQTAQTIPTNKLDPQLLYLLTQTPKGQFTQIIPAGGQFVTFLIQELVNPRPLPFEQVKQKVYAKWMEEKRKEAIESHFEKLRAAANVKILRAP; from the coding sequence ATGATAAAACCGTTACGCCTTCTCCTTTCGGCATGTTTGATTTCCGCCACAACGATCTACGCCGGCCTTGTGGACGCCATCAGCATCGTTGTCGACGACCAGCCCATCACCCTGTACGAGATCTACAAAGCCCAGAAACAGCTGGGTCTGTCGAAAGAGAAAGCGGTCGAATACCTGATCAAGCAGCGCCTCAAAGACGAGGAGCTGAAGCGTCTGGGCATTCAGGTCGACGATTTCGACGTCAATCAGGAGATCGAACGCATTGCGCAGCAGAACAACATCGACTCGCTGAAGATGCGCACGATCCTGGCCAATCAGGGGGTCGACTGGGACGCATACAAAAAGAGGGTCAAGGAGAAACTGCTGCAGGAACGGCTCTACCGCCAGATCCTCAGCACCAAAATCCAGCCGCCGAGCGATACGACACTCGAAGAGTACTATCGTCTGCACATCGACGAATTTTCCATCCCTGAAGCGATACGCGCGATCCAGTACTCCGCCCCTTCCAGGCAGGCACTTCAAAAGGCGATGAAAAATCCGATGGCGGCCGTTCCGGGCGTCACCCAGACCGCCCAGACGATCCCCACGAACAAGCTCGACCCCCAGCTCCTCTATCTTCTGACACAGACACCCAAAGGGCAGTTCACACAAATCATCCCCGCAGGCGGGCAATTCGTCACATTTCTGATTCAGGAGCTCGTCAACCCAAGGCCGCTTCCGTTCGAACAGGTCAAGCAGAAAGTCTATGCCAAATGGATGGAGGAGAAACGCAAAGAGGCGATCGAAAGCCACTTTGAAAAACTCCGCGCCGCCGCCAACGTCAAAATCCTTCGCGCTCCCTGA